The Athene noctua chromosome 23, bAthNoc1.hap1.1, whole genome shotgun sequence genome window below encodes:
- the RASSF5 gene encoding ras association domain-containing protein 5 → MTIGSSMSSGYCSLDEDLEDCFFTAKTSFFRSAPSKVPAKNVTQTVEEEKPEPPTVQEIKQKIEKYNAKVTNCLLMKLNDDGTYTGFIKVHLKLRRPVTVPAGIRPQSIYDALKEVNLADMTDKRTSFYLPLDAIKQLHISSTTTVSEVIQGLLKKFMVVDNPQKFALFKEMRKDGQVLFQKLPLTEYPLYLRLLAGPDTDVLSFVLKENETGEVEWDAFSIPELQNFLMILDKEEKDKIQQVQRKYEKFKQRLQQTLKEARGKPG, encoded by the exons ATGACCATCGGCAGCAGCATGAGCAGCGGGTACTGCAGCTTGGATGAAGACCTCGAGGATTGTTTTTTCACAGCAAAAACCTCTTTCTTCCGGAGCGCTCCGAGCAAGGTCCCTGCCAAG AATGTGACACAAACAGTAGAAGAAGAAAAACCCGAGCCTCCGACCGTCCAGGAGATcaaacagaaaattgaaaaatacaaTGCCAAAGTTACAAACTGCCTGTTGATGAAGCTG AACGACGATGGCACGTACACAGGTTTCATTAAAGTGCATTTGAAACTGCGCCGGCCCGTGACGGTGCCGGCGGGGATCCGGCCACAGTCCATCTACGACGCCCTCAAGGAGGTGAACCTGGCCGACATGACGGACAAGAGAACCTCCTTCTACTTGCCGCTGGATGCCATCAAGCAGCTCCACATCAGCAGCACGACGACGGTGAGCGAGGTGATCCAGGGGCTCCTGAAGAAATTCATGGTCGTGGATAATCCTCAGAAGTTTGCACTTTTCAAGGAGATGCGGAAAGATGGACAAG TGCTCTTCCAGAAGCTCCCTCTCACCGAGTACCCCCTGTACCTCCGGCTGCTGGCGGGCCCTGACACAGACGTGCTCAGTTTCGTGCTGAAGGAAAACGAAACAGGGGAAGTTGAG tGGGACGCGTTCTCTATCCCAGAGCTACAGAACTTCTTGATGATACTGgacaaagaagaaaaggacaaaatccAGCAAGTGCAAAGGAAGTATGAGAAGTTTAAACAGAGACTGCAACAGACCTTGAaagaagccagaggcaagcctgGATAA